The following are from one region of the Achromobacter xylosoxidans genome:
- the gcvH gene encoding glycine cleavage system protein GcvH: MSLPTDRKYTESHEWVKAEGDVFVVGITDTAQDQLGDLVFVGDVKVGAKLNAGETAGVVESVKAASDIYAPVAGEIVAFNEELENNPNLINESAFTAWIFKIKPVNAADADKLLDAAGYEAVANG, from the coding sequence ATGAGTCTGCCCACCGATCGCAAGTACACCGAGTCCCATGAATGGGTCAAAGCCGAAGGCGACGTGTTCGTCGTCGGCATCACCGATACCGCCCAGGATCAATTGGGCGACCTGGTCTTCGTTGGCGACGTGAAGGTCGGCGCCAAGCTGAACGCCGGTGAAACCGCTGGCGTGGTCGAATCGGTCAAGGCCGCTTCGGACATCTACGCTCCCGTGGCCGGCGAAATCGTCGCGTTCAACGAAGAGCTGGAAAACAATCCCAACCTGATCAACGAATCGGCCTTCACCGCCTGGATCTTCAAGATCAAGCCGGTCAACGCCGCCGACGCCGACAAGCTGCTCGACGCCGCCGGCTACGAAGCCGTCGCCAACGGCTAA